In the Camelus dromedarius isolate mCamDro1 chromosome 13, mCamDro1.pat, whole genome shotgun sequence genome, one interval contains:
- the LACC1 gene encoding purine nucleoside phosphorylase LACC1 isoform X2 has product MLAPRGFVPAQERRGGRQSVQSAQPKVTCGKAGTKNSLGCASDGQKVPKGREKPVQVSGQTDHANDVWIMGRKEPESYDGITTNQRGVTIAALGADCIPIVFADPVKKACGVAHSGWRGTLLGIATATVNAMVAEYGCSLEDIIVVLGPSVGPCCFTLPRESAKAFHNLDPGCVQRLDSPNPHVDIRKATRILLERGGILPQNIQDQNQDLSLCTSCHPDKFFSHIRDGLNFGTQIGFISIRE; this is encoded by the exons ATGCTCGCACCTCGCGGTTTCGTTCCGGCTCAGGAGCGGCGTGGAGGGCGGCAGAGTGTGCAGAGTGCACAACCAAAAGTGACCTGCGGCAAGGCGGGGACGAAGAACAGCCTTGGGTGCGCGTCCGACGGTCAAAAAGTCCCGAAGGGGCGGGAGAAGCCGGTGCAGGTGTCCGGGCAG ACTGATCATGCCAATGATGTCTGGATTATGGGGAGGAAGGAGCCTGAATCTTATGATGGAATCACCACAAATCAAAGAGGAGTCACAATAGCGGCGCTTGGTGCTGACTGTATACCGATAGTTTTTGCAGATCCTGTCAAGAAAGCATGTGGGGTTGCTCACTCTG GTTGGAGAGGTACTCTGTTAGGCATTGCTACGGCTACAGTGAACGCTATGGTAGCAGAATACGGCTGTAGTTTAGAAGACATTATCGTTGTACTGGGGCCTTcggtaggaccttgctgtttcaCTCTGCCAAGGGAATCAGCAAAGGCATTTCATAATCTTGATCCTGGATGTGTACAGCGACTTGACTCACCAAATCCCCATGTTGACATCCGTAAAGCCACCAG GATTCTTCTAGAACGAGGAGGAATTCTACCGCAGAATATTCAGGACCAGAACCAAGATCTCAGCCTCTGTACATCCTGCCATCCTGACAAGTTTTTCTCCCATATCCGAGATGGTCTTAACTTTGGTACACAGATTGGCTTCATATCAATTAGGGAATGA
- the LACC1 gene encoding purine nucleoside phosphorylase LACC1 isoform X1 produces the protein MAEAVLIDLFGLKLNSQKNCHQALLKTLNSIRNHHSAKAKFLCIMCCSNISCDHDNCELETSNGLSTLLREFETVSNPSMAASLYTIKQKIDEKNLSSIKVIVPAHRKTIMKAFIDQLFTDVYNFEFEDLEMTLRGGLLKQSTETNTITAQEQEAIRNEIETYLRSLPALKGELTIITSPLISDIFIHGFTTRAGGISYIPTLSSFNLFSSSKRRDPKVVVQENLRRLGNAAGFNAKKFYRIKTDHANDVWIMGRKEPESYDGITTNQRGVTIAALGADCIPIVFADPVKKACGVAHSGWRGTLLGIATATVNAMVAEYGCSLEDIIVVLGPSVGPCCFTLPRESAKAFHNLDPGCVQRLDSPNPHVDIRKATRILLERGGILPQNIQDQNQDLSLCTSCHPDKFFSHIRDGLNFGTQIGFISIRE, from the exons ATGGCAGAAGCAGTGTTGATTGATCTCTTTGGCTTGAAACTGAACTCTCAGAAAAACTGTCATCAGGCATTACTAAAGACATTGAATTCCATCAGAAACCACCACAGTGCCAAGGCCAAGTTCCTTTGCATAATGTGTTGCAGTAACATCAGTTGTGACCATGATAATTGTGAATTAGAAACAAGCAATGGATTATCAACTCTCTTAAGAGAATTTGAGACTGTTAGCAATCCCAGCATGGCTGCCTCTTTGTATACCATTAAACAaaaaattgatgaaaaaaatttgaGCAGCATTAAGGTAATTGTGCCTGCGCACCGGAAGACAATAATGAAGGCATTTATTGATCAACTCTTCACTGATGTTTACAATTTTGAGTTTGAAGACTTAGAGATGACTTTGAGGGGAGGTCTTTTGAAACAATCTACTGAAACGAACACGATCACAGCTCAAGAACAAGAAGCAATCCGGAATGAAATAGAAACATATTTGAGAAGTTTGCCAGCACTGAAAGGAGAATTAACCATTATCACATCTCCTTTGATCTCAG ATATTTTCATACACGGATTTACTACAAGAGCAGGTGGCATATCTTACATACCAACTCTTAGCTCCTTCAATCTCTTCAGTAGTTCCAAACGAAGAGATCCCAAGGTCGTCGTTCAAGAAAATCTGCGTAGGTTGGGGAATGCCGCAGGATTTAATGCGAAGAAATTTTACcgaataaaa ACTGATCATGCCAATGATGTCTGGATTATGGGGAGGAAGGAGCCTGAATCTTATGATGGAATCACCACAAATCAAAGAGGAGTCACAATAGCGGCGCTTGGTGCTGACTGTATACCGATAGTTTTTGCAGATCCTGTCAAGAAAGCATGTGGGGTTGCTCACTCTG GTTGGAGAGGTACTCTGTTAGGCATTGCTACGGCTACAGTGAACGCTATGGTAGCAGAATACGGCTGTAGTTTAGAAGACATTATCGTTGTACTGGGGCCTTcggtaggaccttgctgtttcaCTCTGCCAAGGGAATCAGCAAAGGCATTTCATAATCTTGATCCTGGATGTGTACAGCGACTTGACTCACCAAATCCCCATGTTGACATCCGTAAAGCCACCAG GATTCTTCTAGAACGAGGAGGAATTCTACCGCAGAATATTCAGGACCAGAACCAAGATCTCAGCCTCTGTACATCCTGCCATCCTGACAAGTTTTTCTCCCATATCCGAGATGGTCTTAACTTTGGTACACAGATTGGCTTCATATCAATTAGGGAATGA